The window TTGACCAGCCGGGCCAGGCGGTCGGGGTCGGTGAACAGCAGGGTGGCCCGCTTGTAGGTGGCGAAGCGCCGGGCGAAGCCGATGGTGAGCACGTCGGTGCGGTCCGGGTGGAGCTGCTCGGTGAGCCGCTCGATCTGGGCCTGGGTGGCGCCGTTACGGCGGTGCTGGTGGATGAGCCGCTGGCGGGCCTCGGCGAACAGCTCGGCCTTCAGAGAGTGGCGCACGCTCCAGAAGCTGTGGTCCTGGATGCGGTCGATGCCCTCCCAGAAGCCCTCGTTGAGCAGCTCGCTGCGCCATTGGCCGCCGAAGTGGAGGTCGAAGAAGCTGACCCACTCGCGGGCCAGGAAGGTGGGTACGTGGACCCCGTTGGTGACGTACCCGATGGGATTCTCCCCCCGGGGGATCTCCGGCCAGATGTAGCCCTCCATCTCGGAGGCCACCCGGCCGTGAATGCGGCTGACCCCGTTCTGGTACCGGGAGGTGCGCATGGCGAGGGCGGTCATGTTGAAGCCGCCGTCCTGGGAGGCATCCTGGCCCAGCGCCAGAAGCCACTCCATGCCCGTTCCCAGCTCCTCTTCGGCGTAGGGGCCGAAATAGGTGCCCATGAGGTCGGGCGAGAAGATGTCGTGGCCGGCGGAGACCGGGGTGTGGGTGGTGAACACTGTGGCGTTGGCCGTCCGCTCCAGGGCGGTGTCCAGGTCCTGGCCCTGGGCGACGTATTCGCGGCAGCGCTCCAGGGCCTGGAAGGCGGCGTGGCCCTCGTTGACATGCCACACGGTTGGGCGTAGGCCCAGGGCGCGCAGCGCGCGGACGCCCCCGATGCCCAGCACGATCTCCTGCTGGATCCGCACGGTGGCGTCGCCGCCGTACAGCTGGTAGGTGATGGCCCGGTCCTGCTCGGCGTTGTCAGGGAGGTCCGTGTCCAGGAGGTAGACCGCCACATGGCCAAGGCGGGCCCTCCAGATCCGCACCCACGCCTCCCGGCCGGGGAAGGGGAGCGGAACCCGGACCTCCTCGCCGTCCTCGTCCCGCACCGGCTCGATGGGCAGGTCATCGAAGTCGGTGGGGTTGTAGTGGGCCACCTGGTTGCCTTCGGCATCCACCGTCTGCACGAAGTAGCCCTGGCGGTAGAGGATGCCCACCGCCACCATGGGCAGGTGCATGTCGCTGGCCGCCTTGACCAGATCGCCGGCCAGGATGCCCAGGCCCCCGGAGTACAGGGGCATGCTCTCGTGGAAGCCGAACTCCGCGCAGAAGTAGGCCACCAGGTCCTTGTCCTGGTTCAGGTGTTCCTGGAGCTCGGGTCGCATGGGCTCCTTGTAGTAGCTGTCGAAGCTGGAGAGGACCCGGTTGTACTCCTCCAGGAAGACCCGGTCGCGGGCCGCCTGCTCCAGGCGGTTCTGGCTGACCCGGCGAAGGAAGACCTTGGGGTTGTGGCTGCACTCCTCCCAGAGCACGTGGTCGAGCTGGTAGAAGAGTCCCCGGATCCGGCGATCCCAGGTGTATTTCAGGTCATTGGCCAGCTCCCCGAGGCGGCAGAGGCTTTCGGGGAGGCGCGGCTGCACTTCGAGGCGATAGCGGGTTCCGGGCATGTATCGGGGTACCTGACGGACGGGAAAAGGAGTACTTGGGACTTCCTGGGGAAGGAGTATATGGGTCCAAAGGTCGAGGCAAATACGGACGGACCCCTAGGGGATCAACCCGGATCCCCCGATGAGTCCTTGGCCCCATCCAGGGTGCGCGTCAGGGGTTTGTCGGGAACGGGCCAGCGGCCCTTGGCCACGTTGCGGCCGTTCCGGAAGGCCAGCCACCCGTAGCTGCCGTAATGGGACAGCGCTCGGGCGAGGGCCTTCAGGTCCCCCGGAGAATCAGCGGCGATCAGCAGGGTGGGGGAGGCCTGCGGATCCTCGCGCCCCACCAGCACCATGGTGGTGGCCTCCGCCGGGAAATCGGGCAGGGGTCGGCGCCCGTCCACGGCCTCCCACGCGGCGGGCAGCTCCCCCGGGGGAACCACGCGGATGGAGGCTCCCCCCTTCTCCCCATCCTCCACCCGGGAGTCCTCCGGCCACAAGGCGCGGGCCAGGGCGCTTAGAGCAGCCTCCCATTCCTTGCCCCGAGATTGGGCCGGTAGGCGGAGCCCGCCGCCTTCGGAGGCCATGACGGCCGACAGCCGCGGGGGAACCTCCGACGCGGACAGGGACCGGAAGACCCGGTAATCGGGGTCCACGGCCACCCGGGTGACGGCGGGTCCGGGAACGGTCCAACGGAAGCTCTGCTCCGCACGGGTGAGGGACACCGTTTCCTTACGGACGGTGCCGTCCGCCCGGTGGATGTGCACGGGAAGACGCAGCGGGTAGGGCGGCTCCTCCTGGGCCAGGGTCAGCTCCAGCTCCCCGCCTTCGGAGCGAAGGCCCGCGATGCGGGGGCGCGGCGCCCCGGGACGGTCGAGCCAGGCCCGGAAGAAGGCGTCCAGATCCTGCTCGCCGGCCTGCTCGAAGGCGCGCTGGAGGTCCGCCCACGAGGCACGCTGGTATTTGTGCTGGCGGAGGAAGCGCCGCAGGGCCGCGTCGAAAGGGGCGTCGCCCAGCCGGTCCCGCAGCATGATCCAGAGGAAGGCGGCCTTGTTGTATCCCCGGGTGCGGGAGGCCTGGTCCACCCGCGCCTGGAAATCGCGCAGGGCC of the Thiohalorhabdus denitrificans genome contains:
- the glgP gene encoding alpha-glucan family phosphorylase, whose translation is MPGTRYRLEVQPRLPESLCRLGELANDLKYTWDRRIRGLFYQLDHVLWEECSHNPKVFLRRVSQNRLEQAARDRVFLEEYNRVLSSFDSYYKEPMRPELQEHLNQDKDLVAYFCAEFGFHESMPLYSGGLGILAGDLVKAASDMHLPMVAVGILYRQGYFVQTVDAEGNQVAHYNPTDFDDLPIEPVRDEDGEEVRVPLPFPGREAWVRIWRARLGHVAVYLLDTDLPDNAEQDRAITYQLYGGDATVRIQQEIVLGIGGVRALRALGLRPTVWHVNEGHAAFQALERCREYVAQGQDLDTALERTANATVFTTHTPVSAGHDIFSPDLMGTYFGPYAEEELGTGMEWLLALGQDASQDGGFNMTALAMRTSRYQNGVSRIHGRVASEMEGYIWPEIPRGENPIGYVTNGVHVPTFLAREWVSFFDLHFGGQWRSELLNEGFWEGIDRIQDHSFWSVRHSLKAELFAEARQRLIHQHRRNGATQAQIERLTEQLHPDRTDVLTIGFARRFATYKRATLLFTDPDRLARLVNDARRPVLFLFAGKAHPSDQPGQHLIRVIHEFSRRPEFEGKIVLLEGYDMALARKLVTGVDVWLNTPEYPKEASGTSGQKAGINGGLNLSVLDGWWGEGYNGENGWAITPHDPEMSSDYRNREEAKELLELLEDQVVPKYYRRNGHGYSEEWVRMSKNAIKSQIPRFNAQRMLMDYVRDFYGPASRQQRRLARAGGEPAQDLARWKRRVDQAWDQVRVERLDDVREELTSGDSLPITVAVQLNGLSPEDVRVECLVGRADDLGDFEARERHGLVPLEEPGPDGATLFHLALEPTLPGLQYYKLRMYPYHPALAHLHETGHMRWL